A stretch of Halostagnicola kamekurae DNA encodes these proteins:
- a CDS encoding outer membrane protein assembly factor BamB family protein — MATNDRPRSERLETRPLGEIEPARSRHMWTRSSVHATDSLVFAGEWDGTVTAFDRDALEPRWSVDHPEHAVGLETLRDSVVVAGRGDTGTIAAYDLESGEKRWSYGTADDVGESSRESIFYQPYVVALETGSVRNTENAAGSGSGSALYAAARRYERDGEHREWHSAVYAFDADGAVRWRYETDASPISIDLDDAGERLAVGYNRCMGEHDNGLVVLETESGTLEWSWDPGTEGDRRVGDVSFDGDRIAVSSHGDKRGYLLGPGGAELWRVDLATETEIDGETLYAYPNHAYANDGRVAFVTGNTYAVDSRETDGRHPNEHRIAAFDADGQALWDHGVGGFVHGLAAAGDTVVAPCAQNFRVRDPDTHGVRSFSLADGERAFEPLAGIATAATVRDETVGVIEEPVEYHDEGATRGTYALRVDSLE; from the coding sequence GTGGCGACGAACGATAGGCCGCGGTCGGAACGCCTCGAAACGCGACCGCTCGGTGAGATCGAACCCGCGCGAAGCCGGCACATGTGGACGCGATCGAGCGTCCACGCGACCGATTCGCTCGTCTTCGCGGGCGAGTGGGACGGGACCGTAACCGCGTTCGACCGCGACGCGCTCGAGCCCCGATGGTCGGTCGACCACCCGGAGCACGCGGTCGGCCTCGAGACGCTCCGCGATTCAGTCGTGGTCGCCGGTCGCGGCGATACCGGGACGATCGCGGCGTACGACCTCGAGTCGGGCGAGAAGCGGTGGTCCTACGGCACGGCCGACGACGTCGGTGAGAGCTCGCGAGAGAGCATCTTCTACCAGCCCTACGTCGTCGCTCTCGAGACCGGCAGCGTCCGAAACACCGAAAACGCGGCTGGGAGTGGATCAGGCTCCGCGCTGTACGCCGCCGCCCGGCGGTACGAACGCGACGGAGAACACCGCGAGTGGCACAGCGCCGTCTACGCGTTCGACGCCGACGGGGCGGTTCGCTGGCGCTACGAGACCGATGCGTCGCCGATTTCGATCGACCTCGACGACGCGGGTGAACGGCTCGCCGTCGGCTATAATCGATGTATGGGCGAGCACGACAACGGCCTGGTCGTCCTCGAAACCGAGAGCGGAACGCTCGAGTGGTCCTGGGACCCCGGAACCGAAGGCGACCGACGCGTCGGCGACGTTTCGTTCGACGGCGACCGGATCGCCGTCTCGAGCCACGGCGACAAGCGCGGCTATCTTCTCGGTCCCGGCGGTGCCGAACTGTGGCGTGTCGACCTCGCGACGGAGACCGAAATCGACGGCGAGACGCTCTACGCCTATCCGAATCACGCCTACGCGAACGACGGCCGCGTCGCGTTCGTGACCGGGAACACCTACGCGGTCGACAGTCGCGAGACCGACGGCCGGCATCCAAACGAGCACCGGATCGCCGCGTTCGACGCCGACGGTCAGGCGCTCTGGGACCACGGCGTCGGCGGGTTCGTCCACGGCCTCGCCGCGGCCGGGGACACGGTCGTGGCCCCCTGCGCGCAGAACTTTCGGGTTCGAGATCCGGACACGCACGGCGTTCGATCCTTCTCGCTCGCGGATGGCGAGCGCGCGTTCGAGCCCCTTGCGGGAATCGCAACCGCTGCAACCGTCCGCGACGAGACCGTCGGCGTGATCGAAGAACCCGTCGAGTACCACGACGAGGGGGCCACGCGAGGGACCTACGCCCTTCGCGTCGACTCGCTCGAGTAG
- a CDS encoding cobalt-precorrin-4/precorrin-4 C(11)-methyltransferase: MSDDNAHDDPQDAIDSQGERRREELDDRIFEHSAGDEQEGIPFVGAGPGNPRLLTVAGKELLEEADLVVHAGSLVNSELLDEYCAHAELVNSVGKDLEELIPLMRDAYDNGDNVVRLHSGDPAIYGAALEQMDALEHEGVPTHFVPGVTSAFAASATLRTQLTLNEVSNHVAFTRPQGKTLTAEEDHISEFVEMGDVTTCIYLGTHAVRDTMDRLLEADHDPETPVAVIYHASWPDEDVIIGDIGTIADKVEEAGYRASALVVIGDAVTGAGYERSFLYGDWANRGASENADENASKPEASDD, from the coding sequence ATGAGCGACGACAACGCGCATGACGATCCGCAGGATGCGATCGACTCGCAGGGCGAGCGCCGACGCGAGGAACTCGACGACCGGATCTTCGAACACAGCGCCGGCGACGAGCAGGAGGGGATCCCGTTCGTCGGAGCCGGCCCCGGCAACCCGCGGCTACTGACCGTGGCGGGCAAAGAACTGCTCGAGGAGGCCGATCTGGTCGTCCACGCCGGCTCGCTGGTCAACAGCGAGCTTCTAGACGAGTACTGCGCCCACGCCGAGCTGGTGAATTCGGTGGGCAAGGACCTCGAGGAGCTGATCCCGCTGATGCGCGATGCCTACGATAACGGCGACAACGTGGTTCGGCTCCACAGCGGCGACCCGGCGATCTACGGCGCGGCGCTCGAGCAGATGGACGCGCTGGAACACGAGGGCGTCCCGACCCATTTCGTCCCCGGCGTCACGTCCGCGTTCGCCGCGAGCGCGACGCTGCGGACCCAGTTGACCCTGAACGAGGTGTCGAACCACGTCGCGTTCACCCGGCCCCAGGGCAAGACCCTGACCGCAGAGGAGGACCACATCTCGGAGTTCGTCGAGATGGGCGACGTGACGACCTGCATCTACCTCGGAACCCACGCGGTTCGGGACACGATGGACCGGTTGCTCGAGGCGGACCACGATCCGGAGACGCCGGTCGCGGTGATCTACCACGCCTCGTGGCCCGACGAGGACGTGATCATCGGCGATATCGGGACGATTGCTGACAAAGTCGAGGAAGCCGGATACCGGGCCTCCGCGCTGGTCGTCATCGGCGACGCGGTGACGGGCGCGGGCTACGAGCGATCCTTCCTCTACGGCGACTGGGCCAACCGAGGCGCGTCGGAGAATGCGGACGAGAACGCGAGCAAACCGGAGGCGAGCGATGACTGA
- a CDS encoding ferredoxin, whose product MPAYEITVEKDACDGIFACLTRDPRFVEGADGMATIDPDADPIYDCEGEVTDTAERVVATFDDDRIDEARQAAAACPTDAIVVREVGE is encoded by the coding sequence ATGCCTGCCTACGAGATCACCGTCGAGAAAGACGCCTGCGACGGCATCTTCGCCTGCCTGACCCGCGATCCGCGGTTCGTCGAGGGTGCGGATGGGATGGCGACGATCGACCCCGACGCGGACCCGATCTACGACTGCGAGGGCGAGGTAACCGACACGGCAGAGCGCGTCGTCGCGACGTTCGACGACGACCGGATCGACGAGGCCCGGCAGGCCGCCGCGGCCTGCCCGACGGACGCCATCGTCGTTCGCGAGGTGGGCGAATGA
- the cbiT gene encoding precorrin-6Y C5,15-methyltransferase (decarboxylating) subunit CbiT, whose protein sequence is MPPIALPHDAKAGPTKAEVRAVVHSKLALEEDDHFAEVGSCTGAITIEAAQRAGRVTALERKAGRLETTEKNLAANEDSLRAAVELRNEEAPAGLPDDADALFLGGSRNFEAVLDHAVETEIDRVVMNVSRLEVAGKATEAFRERDLLEEVVQFQVSHGYELAGATSFNSDNPVYMLVGSATADADDEDGERVAADGGRPGGDGETRTRGGER, encoded by the coding sequence ATGCCACCCATCGCGCTTCCACACGATGCGAAGGCCGGGCCGACGAAGGCCGAGGTCCGCGCCGTCGTCCATTCGAAACTCGCCCTCGAGGAAGACGACCACTTCGCGGAGGTCGGCTCCTGTACGGGGGCGATCACGATCGAAGCGGCCCAGCGTGCGGGCCGCGTGACCGCCCTCGAGCGAAAGGCAGGACGCCTCGAGACGACGGAGAAGAACCTCGCCGCGAACGAGGACTCGCTTCGGGCCGCCGTCGAGCTCAGAAACGAGGAAGCGCCCGCGGGGCTTCCCGACGATGCCGACGCCCTCTTTCTGGGCGGCAGTCGAAACTTCGAGGCCGTCCTCGATCACGCCGTCGAGACCGAAATCGACCGCGTGGTGATGAACGTCTCGAGACTCGAGGTCGCCGGAAAGGCGACGGAGGCCTTCCGAGAGCGTGATCTGCTCGAGGAGGTCGTCCAATTTCAGGTGAGCCACGGCTACGAACTCGCCGGCGCGACGAGTTTCAATTCGGACAATCCGGTGTACATGTTGGTCGGGAGCGCGACTGCGGATGCGGACGACGAGGACGGCGAGAGAGTCGCCGCCGATGGCGGTCGACCCGGAGGCGACGGAGAGACGCGGACGCGAGGAGGCGAGCGATGA
- a CDS encoding cobalamin biosynthesis protein, giving the protein MSDVAGSDGDPLEIEVPADPLAGHPASAYLWGHVAGSGDVGEDTVEVVTNDETSANVLAAVAGGDIDHDTTSREYAHDASITRTEDEYTLEIGAGEDDDGPTDAGDGLFGRSGTLGLPVDGRGHYRFSAFASHDRELLRGILEGCGTICFKSSSGTVGISFVHDDEALLEATRELIEDCPVDAPMGDLSETSSGGYWFGVDDDAAPAFGTWLYEDCEETGLYAPSRERKLRKSLEQAEAYD; this is encoded by the coding sequence ATGAGCGACGTCGCCGGATCCGACGGCGACCCGCTCGAGATCGAGGTCCCCGCCGACCCGCTCGCGGGCCACCCCGCGTCGGCCTACCTCTGGGGTCACGTCGCCGGGAGCGGCGACGTTGGCGAGGACACCGTCGAAGTCGTGACCAACGACGAGACGTCCGCGAACGTGCTCGCGGCCGTCGCTGGCGGCGACATCGACCACGACACGACCAGCCGCGAGTACGCACACGACGCGTCGATCACCCGAACCGAAGACGAGTACACGCTCGAGATCGGTGCGGGCGAAGACGATGACGGACCCACCGACGCGGGCGACGGGCTGTTCGGACGCAGCGGCACGCTCGGCCTCCCGGTCGACGGTCGGGGACACTACCGCTTCTCGGCGTTCGCGAGCCACGACCGAGAGCTGCTGCGGGGCATCCTCGAGGGCTGTGGCACGATCTGTTTCAAGTCCTCGAGCGGAACGGTGGGCATCTCGTTCGTCCACGACGACGAGGCGCTTCTCGAGGCGACTCGAGAGCTGATCGAAGACTGCCCGGTCGACGCCCCGATGGGCGACCTCTCGGAGACCTCCTCGGGCGGCTACTGGTTCGGCGTCGACGACGACGCCGCGCCCGCGTTCGGCACGTGGCTCTACGAGGACTGCGAGGAGACGGGCCTCTACGCGCCGAGCCGCGAGCGAAAGTTACGCAAGAGCCTCGAACAGGCCGAGGCCTACGACTGA
- a CDS encoding CbiX/SirB N-terminal domain-containing protein, whose amino-acid sequence MSKTDDIAFAFDDEAVLLVGHGSRRERSNEQVRELAAALESRLGIPVDAAFLELAEPAIDEAFETLAAVASEVTVVHCSLFAASHVKNDVPLAVDQARAVHDIEIKNGAHLGIHPAILDLLDDRAAAVEGQLGVDRDEDDVAVVLCARGSSDPDANGDVHKLARLLYEGRAFSRVEASFVGVTEPTLEESLHGLSKHRPDAVVVLPYMLGDGVLTQRVRDWTDEFDADYPYVEAAAGDPLGTDSRLLDVFADRWQEARSNSVEMSCDTCKYKVDLEGYEEDRGGARAMLRALAHQESHADRENVDDEPHGHDAPGKHVAVCTNRTCSEMGSPAVLERLRQSARDSEHCDARITRSSCLGRCGDGPMVAVYPDGVWYGDVDETDADRIVSDHLDRDRIVSDLVDQTL is encoded by the coding sequence ATGAGCAAAACCGACGACATCGCGTTCGCCTTCGACGACGAAGCCGTCCTGCTGGTCGGCCACGGCTCGAGGCGCGAGCGCTCGAACGAACAGGTTCGCGAACTGGCCGCGGCCCTCGAGTCGCGACTCGGAATCCCCGTCGACGCGGCGTTTCTCGAGTTAGCGGAGCCGGCTATCGACGAGGCGTTCGAAACGCTGGCGGCGGTCGCAAGCGAGGTAACCGTCGTCCACTGCTCGCTGTTCGCCGCGAGCCACGTCAAAAACGACGTTCCCCTGGCCGTGGATCAGGCCCGAGCGGTCCACGACATCGAGATCAAAAACGGCGCGCACCTGGGGATTCACCCGGCGATTCTCGACCTGCTCGACGATCGCGCCGCGGCCGTCGAAGGTCAGTTGGGCGTCGATCGGGACGAGGATGACGTCGCAGTCGTCCTCTGTGCGCGGGGCTCGAGCGATCCGGACGCCAACGGCGACGTACACAAACTCGCTCGATTGCTCTACGAGGGGCGAGCGTTCTCGAGGGTCGAGGCGTCGTTCGTCGGCGTGACCGAACCGACGCTCGAAGAGTCACTTCACGGGCTCTCGAAACACCGGCCCGACGCCGTCGTCGTCCTGCCGTACATGCTCGGCGACGGCGTGTTGACCCAGCGCGTCCGCGACTGGACCGACGAGTTCGACGCGGACTACCCCTACGTCGAGGCGGCCGCGGGCGACCCGCTGGGAACGGACTCGAGGCTGCTCGACGTCTTCGCCGACCGCTGGCAGGAGGCGAGATCGAACAGCGTCGAGATGTCCTGTGACACCTGCAAGTACAAGGTCGACCTCGAGGGCTACGAGGAGGACCGGGGCGGCGCTCGAGCGATGCTGCGAGCGCTCGCCCACCAGGAGAGCCACGCCGATCGCGAGAACGTCGACGACGAGCCACACGGCCACGACGCGCCGGGGAAACACGTCGCCGTCTGCACGAATCGAACCTGCTCGGAGATGGGGTCGCCGGCCGTGCTCGAGCGCCTTCGGCAGTCGGCTCGCGACTCCGAGCACTGCGACGCGCGGATCACCAGATCGTCCTGTCTCGGGCGCTGTGGCGACGGACCGATGGTCGCCGTTTACCCGGACGGCGTCTGGTACGGCGACGTCGACGAAACCGACGCGGACCGAATCGTTTCCGACCATCTCGACCGGGATCGCATCGTGAGCGATCTCGTCGATCAGACGCTCTGA
- the cbiG gene encoding cobalt-precorrin 5A hydrolase encodes MSSGTENTDTTDDAESDSGGHCSTADSDGEVAEEIAIVSFGRKMETAEEIQAEIGDRYESIEILEYHGDVFEEHWGEYDCFIGLMASGIAMRKTAHLLDDKWEDPAICVVDEELTWAIPITGGHHGANQVAQDLATMGAVPAMTTASEAAGKQGVESRAKAMDAHVVNGDSTVKTNLAVLDENLGPVARLEGPKAVLVGDDVTVLKRNKQDGIVLGTGSVSGASKDAFVAAWEQALEETDYGFEDVEFVGTATRKEDEEGLLAAADELDLGVVVFDKETLLAHEGPTPSRSKDLIGWPGVSEASAIAGGAENELVLEKMGYENEVTVAIGR; translated from the coding sequence ATGAGTTCAGGAACTGAGAACACGGACACGACGGACGACGCTGAATCGGACTCCGGCGGCCACTGTTCGACGGCCGATTCGGACGGCGAGGTCGCCGAGGAAATCGCGATCGTCTCCTTCGGGCGGAAGATGGAGACCGCCGAGGAGATTCAGGCGGAGATCGGCGACCGCTACGAGAGCATCGAGATCCTCGAGTATCACGGCGACGTCTTCGAGGAGCACTGGGGCGAGTACGACTGCTTCATCGGCCTGATGGCGAGCGGAATTGCAATGCGAAAGACCGCCCACCTTCTCGACGACAAGTGGGAGGATCCCGCAATCTGCGTCGTCGACGAGGAACTCACGTGGGCGATCCCGATCACGGGCGGCCACCACGGCGCGAATCAGGTCGCACAGGACCTGGCGACGATGGGTGCCGTGCCGGCGATGACCACCGCGAGCGAGGCCGCCGGCAAGCAGGGAGTCGAATCCCGCGCGAAGGCGATGGACGCCCACGTGGTCAACGGCGATTCGACCGTGAAGACCAACCTCGCCGTGCTGGACGAAAACCTCGGCCCCGTCGCCCGACTCGAGGGCCCCAAAGCCGTCCTCGTCGGCGACGACGTGACGGTGCTCAAGCGTAACAAGCAGGACGGCATCGTGCTGGGCACCGGCAGCGTTTCGGGCGCGAGCAAAGACGCCTTTGTCGCCGCCTGGGAGCAAGCGCTCGAGGAAACCGACTACGGCTTCGAAGACGTGGAATTCGTCGGCACGGCGACCCGAAAGGAAGACGAGGAGGGCTTGCTCGCGGCCGCGGACGAACTCGACCTCGGCGTCGTCGTCTTCGACAAGGAGACGCTACTCGCCCACGAGGGACCGACGCCCTCGCGGTCGAAAGATCTGATCGGCTGGCCGGGCGTCTCCGAAGCCAGCGCGATCGCCGGCGGAGCCGAGAACGAACTCGTCCTCGAGAAGATGGGCTACGAAAACGAGGTCACGGTGGCGATCGGCCGATGA
- a CDS encoding DUF3209 family protein: MSCYEIEALRLGLMNVLGVGDRHAREHAEKDLEGHLEGPIEALSEAETLAEIERHLDAALVDLEEEVATMNEDDPEYDYTRGRLLAVRDAERAVHRLTAQGESVFDGLEDAHDLLHETFPEE; encoded by the coding sequence ATGAGCTGTTACGAAATCGAAGCGCTCAGACTCGGACTGATGAACGTCCTCGGCGTCGGGGACCGACACGCCCGCGAACACGCGGAGAAGGACCTCGAGGGTCACCTCGAGGGGCCGATCGAAGCCCTGTCGGAGGCCGAAACGCTCGCCGAAATCGAGCGCCACCTCGACGCGGCGCTCGTCGACTTAGAGGAGGAGGTCGCGACGATGAACGAGGACGATCCCGAATACGACTACACGCGGGGTCGACTGCTCGCCGTCCGCGACGCCGAACGGGCCGTCCACCGACTGACGGCGCAGGGCGAGAGCGTCTTCGACGGACTCGAGGACGCCCACGACCTGCTCCACGAGACGTTTCCGGAGGAGTGA
- a CDS encoding cobalt-factor II C(20)-methyltransferase — protein MTLYGIGLGPGEADLVTVRGKRVLENADVVYSPGRLSRSVALEHVEESKIGDLDFPMTRDEEKLRAAWKEAAAEIAPNARAGDVAFVTLGDPNVYSTFGHLRRTIDAFHPDVELEIVPGVSAVTAFATAMGVEIEAGAGLSLREAANGASPTGPDRMILFKVTDAPATHEGLAEAGYDVTYGRRLFMEQGDTRVTDDPTDIDERDYYTLAYAEKADLEIEAATAAFQTDDEAGSDETSADETTADGEPVADGGRDLHEDELVSLEHTEGCEGGDCGGHR, from the coding sequence ATGACCCTCTACGGAATCGGCCTCGGACCCGGCGAAGCCGACCTCGTGACGGTTCGAGGAAAGCGTGTCCTCGAGAATGCGGACGTGGTTTACTCACCCGGGCGACTCTCGCGGTCGGTCGCGCTCGAGCACGTCGAGGAGTCGAAGATCGGGGATCTCGACTTCCCGATGACCAGAGATGAGGAAAAGCTGCGAGCGGCGTGGAAGGAAGCCGCCGCGGAGATCGCGCCGAACGCCCGCGCGGGCGACGTCGCCTTCGTCACGCTGGGCGACCCGAACGTCTACTCGACGTTCGGCCACCTGCGCCGGACGATCGACGCGTTTCATCCGGACGTCGAACTGGAGATCGTCCCTGGCGTGAGCGCGGTGACGGCCTTCGCGACCGCGATGGGCGTCGAGATCGAAGCCGGTGCCGGCCTCTCCTTGCGGGAAGCCGCCAACGGCGCTAGCCCCACCGGACCGGATCGGATGATCCTGTTCAAGGTCACCGACGCGCCGGCGACCCACGAGGGCCTCGCGGAAGCGGGCTACGACGTGACCTACGGTCGACGCCTGTTCATGGAGCAGGGCGATACGCGGGTTACGGACGATCCCACCGACATCGATGAGAGGGATTACTACACGCTGGCCTACGCCGAGAAGGCGGATCTCGAGATCGAGGCGGCGACGGCCGCGTTCCAAACCGACGACGAGGCAGGTTCGGACGAGACGTCTGCAGACGAGACGACCGCGGACGGCGAACCGGTCGCGGACGGCGGTCGCGACCTGCACGAGGACGAACTGGTCTCCCTCGAGCACACCGAAGGCTGTGAGGGCGGCGACTGCGGAGGTCACCGATGA
- a CDS encoding SDR family NAD(P)-dependent oxidoreductase, translated as MELLEDDTAIVTGAASGIGRTTAKTFANNGAAVVVADVDEDGGAQTVDDITANGGEATFVRADVSDADEAERMIETAVDEYGGLDVLFNNAAIEGPVDRLEDYDTDAFEQVIDVNLKGVWNGMKYGIEAMRADDGGSIISASSIGGEVAVPQYSGYGAAKAAVGQLTKYAAIEYAEEGIRANAVAPGIVQTEMIERTIDEHPEMEEQFLNTEPMPGLADPEEIANAVLFLGSDLSSRVTGVTLPVEGGYLAQ; from the coding sequence ATGGAATTACTCGAAGACGATACTGCGATCGTAACGGGTGCTGCATCGGGAATCGGTCGCACGACGGCTAAGACCTTCGCGAACAACGGTGCGGCCGTCGTGGTCGCCGACGTGGACGAGGACGGCGGCGCGCAAACGGTCGACGACATAACCGCGAACGGCGGCGAGGCGACGTTCGTCCGAGCGGACGTCTCGGACGCAGACGAAGCCGAGCGAATGATCGAAACGGCCGTCGACGAGTACGGCGGCCTCGACGTGCTGTTCAACAACGCGGCGATCGAAGGGCCGGTCGACCGCCTCGAGGACTACGATACCGACGCGTTCGAGCAAGTGATCGACGTGAACCTCAAAGGCGTCTGGAACGGGATGAAGTACGGTATCGAGGCGATGCGTGCGGACGACGGCGGATCGATTATCAGCGCCTCATCGATCGGTGGCGAGGTCGCCGTTCCCCAGTACAGCGGCTACGGCGCGGCGAAAGCGGCGGTCGGTCAACTGACGAAGTACGCCGCTATCGAGTACGCAGAGGAAGGGATCCGAGCGAACGCCGTCGCCCCCGGCATCGTTCAGACCGAAATGATCGAACGCACGATCGACGAACATCCGGAGATGGAAGAGCAGTTCCTGAACACCGAGCCGATGCCCGGACTCGCCGACCCGGAGGAGATCGCCAACGCGGTGTTGTTCCTCGGATCGGATCTCTCCTCTCGAGTGACCGGCGTCACGCTGCCCGTCGAGGGCGGCTACCTCGCCCAGTAG
- the cobJ gene encoding precorrin-3B C(17)-methyltransferase, with translation MSTDTNADETESASKCGASTSEPEESSSKCGASSDASSGSASASSSDSSSSSSTSKCGASSSSSSDSSASSSSKCGASSGSSSKQEKTDEKVGSTVEDFDADPGQLIAVGLGPGHPEGMTERAKAALLEAEHIVGYTTYIDLIPDEITEAADELYDTPMCGEVSRTEEAIDRTLAGNDVAIVGSGDPNVYALAGLALEIIESKGATASMVDFEVVPGVPAAQSCGARLGAPLVNDTVSISLSDHLVPMPEIESRLHSVASESFTITIYNPWSRKRRENFQKCCEILLTHRDPDTPVGIVHGAGREDEQVMITELGELEELGESEIIDMTTTIVVGNEETYVWDDRMVTPRGYETKYDY, from the coding sequence ATGAGTACTGACACCAACGCAGACGAGACCGAATCGGCATCCAAGTGTGGCGCGTCGACCAGTGAACCCGAGGAGTCGTCCTCGAAGTGCGGCGCGAGTTCGGACGCCTCGAGCGGATCGGCATCGGCGTCCTCGAGCGACTCCTCGTCATCCAGTTCGACCTCGAAATGCGGGGCGTCCTCGTCTTCTTCGAGCGATTCGTCGGCCTCCTCGAGTTCAAAGTGCGGCGCGAGCTCGGGTTCCTCGAGCAAGCAGGAGAAAACCGACGAGAAGGTCGGCTCGACGGTCGAGGACTTCGACGCAGATCCCGGCCAACTGATCGCGGTCGGACTCGGTCCCGGCCACCCGGAGGGGATGACCGAACGGGCGAAAGCCGCGCTGCTCGAGGCCGAACACATCGTCGGCTACACGACCTACATCGATCTCATTCCCGACGAGATCACCGAGGCGGCCGACGAGCTGTACGACACGCCGATGTGCGGCGAGGTCTCGCGCACGGAAGAAGCGATCGACCGCACGCTCGCGGGCAACGACGTGGCGATCGTCGGCAGCGGCGACCCCAACGTCTACGCGCTGGCGGGACTGGCGCTCGAGATAATCGAATCCAAGGGCGCAACGGCGTCGATGGTCGACTTCGAGGTCGTCCCCGGCGTGCCGGCGGCCCAGTCCTGCGGGGCTCGCCTCGGCGCGCCGCTCGTGAACGACACCGTCTCGATTTCGCTCTCGGATCACCTAGTCCCGATGCCCGAGATCGAGTCGCGACTACACTCGGTCGCGAGCGAGAGCTTCACCATCACGATCTACAACCCGTGGAGTCGCAAGCGCCGCGAGAACTTCCAGAAGTGCTGTGAGATCCTGCTTACCCACCGCGACCCCGACACGCCGGTCGGCATCGTTCACGGCGCTGGCCGCGAGGATGAGCAAGTGATGATCACGGAACTGGGCGAACTCGAGGAACTCGGCGAAAGTGAGATCATAGACATGACGACGACCATCGTCGTCGGCAACGAGGAGACCTACGTCTGGGACGACCGGATGGTGACGCCGCGTGGCTACGAGACGAAGTACGACTACTGA
- a CDS encoding STAS/SEC14 domain-containing protein: MAYYESDAITIEWDQSIEAVVMDWHSFASGDAYRNALEKGLDLVEEKGATNWLADLRDLGTVTQDDQEWTQEEWHPRAFDTTLSNIAVLQPESVVANMSVDDLVEEFGSNDNKSRIFSDRDEAESWLKAR; encoded by the coding sequence ATGGCATATTACGAATCAGATGCGATAACCATCGAGTGGGACCAGTCAATCGAGGCCGTCGTCATGGACTGGCACTCGTTCGCGAGCGGAGACGCGTACCGAAACGCCCTCGAGAAGGGTCTAGACCTGGTCGAAGAGAAGGGCGCGACGAACTGGCTCGCGGATCTCCGCGATCTCGGGACCGTAACGCAGGACGATCAGGAATGGACCCAGGAGGAGTGGCATCCTCGAGCGTTCGACACGACGCTCTCGAACATCGCGGTTCTCCAGCCCGAAAGCGTCGTTGCGAACATGTCCGTCGACGACCTCGTCGAGGAGTTCGGCTCGAACGACAACAAATCGCGGATATTCAGCGACCGAGACGAAGCCGAATCGTGGCTCAAAGCGCGGTAA
- a CDS encoding precorrin-3B C(17)-methyltransferase has protein sequence MSSDAESADGDTTADATGGTPDDHGTLSVVGIGPGLPAHMTAKAKRVIESADVVIASNLYQKFLREDGTLPPEDAVDDDGLATRENGFEQEIVRSSMGRQIELARAAFDYVREGKDVAHVSGGDPSVYGKSDLIFTMAEEEGATDVPIEIVPGLTAALGGAANVGAPLCNDFCTISLSDKWRGWDEIEEKLRAAAISDFVIVLYNCWRNYEKAVEIVREERIDDAAVAIVNDAGREDAGRNGEDHFITTLGEAAAHDDKVSGMGTSLIIGNHETETWENDDRTYLVTPRGGRDVDNF, from the coding sequence ATGAGTTCCGACGCCGAATCCGCCGACGGCGATACGACGGCGGACGCGACCGGCGGCACCCCCGACGACCACGGAACCCTCTCCGTCGTCGGCATCGGCCCCGGGCTGCCGGCTCACATGACCGCGAAGGCCAAACGCGTTATCGAGTCTGCGGACGTCGTCATCGCGTCCAACCTCTATCAGAAGTTCCTTCGCGAAGACGGGACCCTGCCGCCGGAAGACGCGGTCGACGACGACGGTCTCGCGACCCGAGAGAACGGCTTCGAACAGGAGATCGTTCGCTCGTCGATGGGCCGTCAGATCGAACTCGCTCGAGCGGCGTTCGACTACGTCCGCGAGGGGAAAGACGTCGCCCACGTCTCCGGCGGCGACCCCTCCGTCTACGGAAAATCGGACCTCATCTTCACGATGGCCGAGGAGGAGGGGGCGACCGACGTGCCGATCGAGATCGTCCCCGGCCTCACGGCGGCACTGGGCGGCGCGGCCAACGTCGGCGCGCCGCTGTGTAACGACTTCTGTACGATTTCGCTTTCGGACAAGTGGCGCGGTTGGGACGAAATCGAGGAGAAACTTCGCGCGGCGGCGATCAGCGACTTCGTGATCGTCCTCTACAACTGCTGGCGGAACTACGAGAAGGCGGTCGAGATCGTCCGCGAGGAGCGGATCGACGACGCCGCCGTGGCCATCGTCAACGACGCCGGCCGCGAAGACGCCGGCCGGAACGGCGAGGACCACTTCATCACCACCCTCGGCGAGGCCGCGGCCCACGACGACAAGGTTTCCGGAATGGGAACCTCGCTGATCATCGGCAATCACGAGACCGAGACCTGGGAGAACGACGACCGAACCTACCTCGTCACCCCCCGCGGCGGGCGTGACGTCGACAACTTCTAA